One window of the Leishmania panamensis strain MHOM/PA/94/PSC-1 chromosome 12 sequence genome contains the following:
- a CDS encoding hypothetical protein (TriTrypDB/GeneDB-style sysID: LpmP.12.0090) → MDQHYADAAPFQGVWFGTTPTHDFYLTTLEKELLRMSAMEHLHACCLDDPQLPTARDGDTHSLLRSALHESARVFLSLVLLLCLLAHLLN, encoded by the coding sequence ATGGACCAACACTACGCCGATGCTGCTCCGTTTCAAGGCGTGTGGTTTGGGACCACCCCAACACACGACTTCTACCTGACGACTCTTGAGAAAGAACTGTTGCGGATGTCGGCGATGGAGCACTTGCACGCTTGCTGTTTAGATGACCCCCAGCTGCCTACTGCGCGTGATGGTGACACGCACTCACTTCTGCGTAGCGCGCTGCACGAATCGGCGCGAGTGTTTCTGTCTCTGGTGTTGCTCCTATGCCTCCTAGCACACCTTCTCAACTGA
- a CDS encoding hypothetical protein (TriTrypDB/GeneDB-style sysID: LpmP.12.0120): MSRNHAKGSANAPPLDMLQKLQLFRSTLVNFLEWRNFSDVVHGCYVRVLLEMRSAEESRRESPDNYYIALVKGAQRGPVYSGFSADAVTTEWHIVIELPPCFRSTQNGNVVQLNSISNSPFRQAEYQNWVDMTKETRELSFPSLPQLQFRLGMLEEHKQQALAPEPRRHKHGEDAQTAELRDRALEEKRNRIKEEIMATHVKLRRIDQLKTLSLEDLQEVEREILDLITGVRIFINERSKCMLCHNRICTEICYPCKHQVLCKDCAKSICGRCPAPMCKTHVQYTFEAFTS; the protein is encoded by the coding sequence ATGAGCAGAAACCATGCGAAAGGTTCGGCGAACGCGCCGCCACTGGACATGCTCcagaagctgcagctctTTCGGTCAACCCTAGTGAACTTTTTAGAGTGGCGCAACTTCAGCGACGTGGTACATGGCTGCTACGTTCGTGTACTACTGgagatgcgcagcgccgaggAGAGTCGACGCGAGAGTCCCGATAACTACTACATCGCGCTTGTGAAGGGGGCCCAGCGTGGGCCGGTTTACTCCGGCTTCTCCGCTGACGCTGTGACCACAGAGTGGCACATTGTGATTGAGTTACCGCCGTGCTTCCGCTCGACGCAGAACGGCAATGTTGTGCAGCTGAACTCCATTTCGAATTCCCCATTTAGACAGGCGGAGTATCAGAACTGGGTAGACATGACAAAGGAGACGAGAGAGCTATCCTTCCCGAGcctcccgcagctgcagttccGCCTAGGGATGCTGGAAGAGCACAAGCAGCAGGCCCTCGCGCCGGAGCCACGCCGCCATAAACACGGTGAGGACGCGCAGACCGCAGAGCTGCGAGACCGAGCgttggaggagaagcgaaacCGCATTAAAGAGGAGATCATGGCTACGCACGTGAAGCTGCGCCGAATTGACCAACTGAAGACACTTTCGTTGGAGGATTTGCAGGAGGTAGAGCGAGAGATACTCGATTTAATCACAGGGGTGCGAATATTCATCAATGAACGTTCGAAATGCATGCTTTGTCACAACAGAATCTGCACGGAAATCTGCTACCCATGCAAGCATCAAGTACTCTGCAAGGACTGTGCCAAGTCGATCTGTGGACGATGCCCCGCGCCAATGTGCAAGACACATGTGCAGTACACGTTTGAAGCGTTCACATCGTAG
- a CDS encoding hypothetical protein (TriTrypDB/GeneDB-style sysID: LpmP.12.0110), with product MLTTAVVATHLLSNNLREAAAVLASHPRQQQVLEGVRDYVARHPGVFAVSTLTGMLEEMQCVGEGAAATFLCAAVKEFLHSSSTVDAAKDEATEWNAQRESLRSLVLRHVRLHPTYASALLGSLCAVSRGCAEDRDDVIDVMQIAMREHSMNPRDFGGVLDVVWKTGEPRRVAMMWSWMQHTSACWDVRAASIAIMAFSELHQMDEAVACMQKLAEADRDPTIDAQVAFVRFLGVRTHALLQYAARLVLHWHPSGEQLWRGEAQAVGMELVKVCCACGERKLGMEMLEQMVATNAGVPAELDVFMLRPGAAALGEEVRASVVTSKALQELFIDVPLRLSSLGGQPELVGLLLSLGMAANRLPEVYDVLGKTSLSPANFQCALNYFTKGSALKIASPAAVLACVREAGARTGHKVPKEMESWLQLVIDM from the coding sequence ATGCTGACGACGGCTGTTGTGGCCACTCACCTATTGAGCAACAACCTCAGAGAggccgcagcagtgcttgCGTCGCACCCCCGTCAGCAGCAGGTATTGGAGGGAGTGCGGGATTATGTGGCGCGTCATCCTGGCGTGTTCGCAGTGTCTACGCTGACGGGCATGTTAGAGGAGATgcagtgtgtgggtgagggcGCGGCGGCTACCTTTCTGTGCGCAGCCGTCAAGGAGTTTCTTCACAGCTCATCCACAGTAGATGCAGCGAAGGACGAAGCGACCGAGTGGAATGCCCAGCGCGAGAGCTTGCgctcgctggtgctgcgacATGTTCGCCTTCACCCCACCTATGCATCCGCTCTCCTGGGCTCACTCTGTGCAGTAAGCCGAGGCTGTGCAGAGGACCGCGATGACGTCATCGACGTAATGCAGATCGCCATGCGCGAGCACTCGATGAATCCGCGGGACTTCGGTGGAGTGTTGGATGTTGTATGGAAAACAGGAGAGCCGCGGCGTGTCGCGATGATGTGGAGCTGGATGCAGCACACATCCGCCTGCTGGGATGTTCGCGCGGCTTCGATCGCGATCATGGCGTTTTCGGAACTTCATCAAATGGATGAGGCAGTGGCGTGCATGCAGAAGCTTGCGGAGGCTGACCGCGACCCGACGATCGACGCTCAGGTCGCCTTTGTAAGGTTTCTAGGGGTGCGAACACACGCCCTCCTTCAGTACGCAGCTCGGTTGGTGCTTCACTGGCATCCCTCCGGCGAGCAGCTTTGGCGCGGGGAGGCTCAGGCCGTCGGAATGGAGCTTGTTAAAGTTtgctgcgcgtgcggcgAGCGTAAGCTGGGTATGGAGATGCTTGAACAGATGGTGGCGACGAACGCTGGTGTCCCAGCAGAGCTAGACGTATTTATGCTGCGgccaggtgctgcggcgctcgGTGAGGAGGTTCGTGCATCAGTGGTTACGagcaaggcgctgcaggaatTGTTCATTGACGTTCCCTTGCGCCTGTCCAGCTTGGGTGGTCAACCAGAACTAGTCGggcttcttctttctcttggGATGGCGGCCAATCGCCTTCCAGAGGTGTACGACGTGCTGGGTAAGACATCGCTTTCGCCTGCCAACTTTCAATGCGCCCTTAACTACTTTACGAAGGGAAGCGCCCTGAAGATAGCGAGTCCTGCCGCCGTGCTGGCCTGCGTGCGGGAAGCTGGTGCGCGAACGGGTCATAAGGTTCCCAAAGAGATGGAGTCGTGGCTGCAGCTGGTGATAGATATGTAG
- a CDS encoding hypothetical protein (TriTrypDB/GeneDB-style sysID: LpmP.12.0100): MHSVLPYTTNPAQMASIEKLKLINPSSAAATGPYVSVRDPKLVVGGLLHNWDAEAAHALLNAPKSVQTWDLSWTEDETNWEEQVHRCTYPEEVEDLLPAKWIGYCVQSDVDETLARVCKLCTALVNKFISLSQGNNANLSTAKWRQRQALYDRLGAVMELLEASVGEAIPILKLKDPEFIHNCWSQMQDDERVEIMSALGTKEYD, encoded by the coding sequence ATGCACTCAGTGCTTCCCTACACCACCAATCCAGCGCAGATGGCGTCAATCGAGAAGCTTAAGCTCATAAACccctcttcagcagctgctactGGACCCTATGTGAGCGTGCGGGATCCCAAACTAGTCGTCGGAGGGCTGCTGCACAACTGGGAtgcagaggcggcgcacgCGCTTCTTAACGCTCCAAAGTCCGTGCAGACGTGGGACTTGTCTTGGACTGAAGACGAGACCAACTGGGAGGAACAGGTGCATCGCTGCACCTACCCAGAAGAGGTAGAGGATTTACTGCCAGCAAAATGGATCGGCTACTGTGTCCAGAGCGATGTGGATGAAACCCTGGCACGCGTTTGTAAGCTGTGCACAGCGCTGGTGAACAAGTTCATTTCGCTCTCTCAGGGCAACAACGCCAACTTGTCCACTGCTAAgtggcgccagcgccaggCTCTGTATGACAGACTCGGCGCCGTCATGGAGCTATTGGAAGCGTCTGTTGGTGAAGCGATCCCTATTCTGAAGCTGAAGGACCCAGAGTTCATCCACAACTGCTGGAGCCAGATGCAGGATGATGAGCGAGTAGAAATTATGTCTGCGCTGGGGACCAAAGAGTATGACTAG